The following DNA comes from Janthinobacterium sp. TB1-E2.
CCCGTAGCGTTGAAAAGTTCGTTGAGAGATCGGCGTGCCATCCCGGCGCTGGCCGCGCGGCGGCCGGCTACAGGTAGATGCCGCCGCAGACGACGGAATCGGCCAGCTTTTCGCAGTACATCACCTTTGGCTCGATCTTCTTGGTTTCCGGGTTCGTGAATTTGTATTCCTGCCAGAACGTCCCCTTGCTCTTGGCCAGGTCGACTCGTTCCTTGACGAAGGCCTTGCCATCGATATCCTTCAGCTCGAGCAAGTTCTTGCCGACCATTTTCGGATTGGCGCCATGCGCGGCGACCGTACCGTCGAGTTTATAGACGACCAGGTACAGGTCGTGCAGGATGAATTGGGGTGACTTGGCCGTGATCTCGCCATACGCCTTGGCGTCGCCGGCGCTCTTGATATAGGCCACGCCTTTCTTGACCATC
Coding sequences within:
- a CDS encoding cache domain-containing protein gives rise to the protein MPKFTPAICLSAMLAAAMLPGIASAAEGGATRADAEAMVKKGVAYIKSAGDAKAYGEITAKSPQFILHDLYLVVYKLDGTVAAHGANPKMVGKNLLELKDIDGKAFVKERVDLAKSKGTFWQEYKFTNPETKKIEPKVMYCEKLADSVVCGGIYL